Proteins found in one Choristoneura fumiferana chromosome 16, NRCan_CFum_1, whole genome shotgun sequence genomic segment:
- the kar gene encoding monocarboxylate transporter 10-like protein kar isoform X2, producing MTMFKFQFDKKKRNVEPSLVGSLAVGITFLLSPLSGVLTALLGLRLTAVLGGGIATVGLLLSSFVTSHVYALFFTYGVLYGVGASLAYTPSLAILGHYFKKYLGLVNGIVTIGSSVFTVIMPPLMDYLIKNHGLDWMFRVLAVFSLGIALCGLLFKPIPLMVLEKPLRKDNNIQSLIKTIVNVQIWKNSKYRFWALSMPVALFGYFVPYVHIAEFVKQNFQGVDKSRVNLPLQSIALTSGLGRLTFGFLADKPGADRILMQQISFYVIGSLTIILPFVNSYWLVVVISAGMGICDGAFIALIGPIAFDLCGGAHAAHAIGCMLGLAAAPLSIGPPVAAAIHGHTRSYTLPFVLAGISPLVGATLMFAIRLHSRGQKLEHEPNINGRISPAPNENEKLSALSRIPSKNGELTSL from the exons ATGACaatgtttaaatttcaattcgataaaaaaaagcGAAACGTAGAACCct CTTTGGTGGGTTCCCTGGCGGTGGGCATCACGTTCCTGCTGTCGCCGCTGTCGGGCGTGCTGACGGCGCTGCTCGGGCTGCGGCTGACGGCTGTGCTCGGCGGCGGCATCGCCACCGTAGGCCTCCTCCTCTCCTCCTTCGTCACCAGTCACGTCTATGCTCTCTTTTTCACTTATGGAGTCCTTTATGGTGTAGGGGCCTCTCTCGCTTACACACCCTCTCTTGCCATCCTCGGCcactatttcaaaaaatatttaggtctCGTCAATGGCATTGTCACGATAGGCAGTTCTGTTTTCACTGTCATCATGCCCCCTCTAATGGACTATCTGATCAAAAACCACGGACTGGACTGGATGTTCCGAGTTCTCGCTGTATTCAGCTTGGGCATCGCGCTATGTGGACTGTTATTTAAACCCATTCCTCTAATGGTCTTGGAAAAACCGCTAAGGAAAGATAATAATATTCAATCCCTTATTAAAACTATAGTAAATGTTCAAATTTGGAAGAACTCTAAGTACAGATTTTGGGCTCTGTCGATGCCTGTGGCTCTGTTCGGGTATTTTGTACCTTATGTCCACATAGCAGAGTTCGTTAAACAAAATTTCCAAGGCGTGGACAAGTCACGCGTCAATTTACCGTTACAATCTATAGCATTGACCTCAGGGCTAGGGAGATTGACCTTCGGGTTTCTTGCGGATAAGCCAGGTGCTGACAGGATCCTGATGCAGCAAATATCTTTTTACGTCATAGGATCGTTGACTATTATTTTGCCTTTTGTTAATTCTTACTGGTTAGTAGTTGTTATTTCTGCGGGGATGGGGATATGTGATGGTGCATTTATAGCACTGATAGGGCCTATAGCGTTTGATTTGTGCGGCGGTGCTCATGCGGCGCATGCCATCGGTTGTATGCTGGGTCTAGCAGCGGCACCCCTTTCAATCGGACCTCCAGTTGCAGCCGCCATACACGGGCACACTCGCTCTTACACGCTGCCATTCGTCCTCGCCGGAATCTCACCACTGGTCGGCGCAACTTTAATGTTCGCCATTCGTCTCCATAGTCGTGGTCAAAAGCTAGAACACGAGCCCAATATCAACGGAAGAATATCTCCTGCCCCTAATGAAAACG